A DNA window from Microbacterium sp. CGR2 contains the following coding sequences:
- a CDS encoding XRE family transcriptional regulator, with protein MKTSAEHFNAVVGSQLRAEIAAARSSIAAMARTIGIARSALDNYVTGKRAIPVPIVYAVCTALDLEPHVLIARAEERLHADGGERSARVTPLRRTPDVSGPREDVKEVAFESRLHHDADTDDLYD; from the coding sequence ATGAAGACATCTGCCGAGCATTTCAACGCCGTCGTGGGCAGTCAGCTGCGCGCGGAGATCGCTGCGGCGCGAAGCAGCATCGCGGCGATGGCGAGGACCATCGGGATCGCCCGCAGTGCACTCGACAACTACGTCACCGGCAAGCGGGCCATCCCCGTGCCCATCGTCTACGCGGTGTGCACGGCTCTCGATCTCGAACCGCACGTTCTCATCGCACGGGCCGAGGAACGGCTCCACGCTGACGGTGGCGAGCGTTCCGCCAGAGTCACCCCGCTTCGGCGTACGCCCGATGTCTCCGGTCCACGCGAAGATGTCAAAGAGGTCGCTTTCGAATCGCGCCTCCACCACGACGCCGACACCGACGACCTGTACGACTGA
- a CDS encoding ImmA/IrrE family metallo-endopeptidase encodes MHLLLRLAEEHSVRVVERTGATRGGFDPTTGTIRVQPGMSARTTRSVLAHELAHAVLGHAPATSPAVREQQERQADEWAARLLISPRAYAQAEDLRGPHLASLAFELDVTIELVVAYQRRLQTELLAG; translated from the coding sequence ATGCACCTGCTCCTCCGCCTCGCCGAGGAGCACAGTGTGCGCGTCGTCGAGCGGACGGGCGCGACGCGCGGTGGGTTCGATCCGACGACCGGCACGATCAGGGTTCAGCCCGGCATGAGCGCCCGCACCACGCGCAGCGTCTTGGCCCATGAGTTGGCGCACGCCGTTCTCGGACACGCTCCGGCGACGTCGCCGGCCGTTCGCGAACAGCAGGAGAGGCAGGCCGACGAGTGGGCGGCCCGACTGCTGATCAGCCCGCGCGCCTATGCCCAGGCTGAAGACCTGCGGGGGCCGCATCTGGCGAGCCTCGCCTTCGAACTCGACGTCACGATCGAACTCGTCGTCGCGTATCAGCGGCGGCTTCAGACCGAGCTGCTCGCTGGTTGA
- a CDS encoding flavodoxin family protein, with amino-acid sequence MNAPLTALAISCTLKPTPAESSSDLLASQILTALAGHGVTGDVVRAVDHTISPGVQKDMGGDDEWPSIRRRILDADILVFVTPTWMGQHSSVAQRVLERLDAELGETDASGKLTLFDKVAIAGIVGNEDGAHHIAAILFQALNDVGFTIPAQSSVYWNGEAMQGVDYKDLDEVPETVAAATATATRNAAHLARVLRNQRYPVG; translated from the coding sequence ATGAACGCTCCGCTTACTGCTCTCGCGATCTCCTGCACCCTCAAACCCACCCCCGCGGAGTCGAGTTCGGACCTTCTCGCCTCGCAGATCCTCACCGCTCTGGCCGGCCACGGCGTCACCGGTGACGTCGTGCGGGCCGTGGATCACACCATCAGCCCCGGCGTCCAGAAGGACATGGGCGGTGACGACGAGTGGCCGAGCATCCGTCGTCGGATCCTGGATGCCGACATCCTCGTGTTCGTCACCCCGACGTGGATGGGTCAGCACTCGAGCGTCGCCCAGCGGGTGCTCGAGCGTCTCGACGCCGAGCTGGGCGAGACGGATGCCAGCGGCAAGCTCACGCTGTTCGACAAGGTGGCCATCGCCGGCATCGTCGGCAACGAAGACGGTGCCCATCACATCGCGGCGATCCTGTTCCAGGCGCTCAACGACGTCGGCTTCACGATTCCTGCACAGTCGTCGGTGTACTGGAACGGCGAGGCCATGCAGGGGGTCGACTACAAGGACCTGGATGAGGTGCCGGAGACGGTGGCGGCAGCGACCGCGACGGCCACCCGGAACGCCGCGCATCTCGCCCGGGTGCTGCGCAACCAGAGATATCCGGTTGGCTGA
- a CDS encoding carbohydrate ABC transporter permease, whose translation MFNAEQKSAPPARSVFTPPRRRRWRGAHVPLWFIVPALALYAFVTLVPSARGAVFAFSDWDGISADFDLIGFGNFIEVFTDPLATAALVNTFVFAAITMILQNGIGLLLALALNTVVKSGGLLRTIFFAPVVLTPLVCGYIWSYLLAPTGGLNAVLGAIGLDSLQQNWLGDPQFALGAVCVAYLWQFTGFSMVIYLAGLKALPSEVIEAAVIDGAGPVRRFLSVVLPLINGAVVINLLLTLINGLAQFDQVYAMTGGGPARATETISTVVFKVGFQGGDVPYATALATVMAIVVAVLATVQYRLTSKQVNG comes from the coding sequence ATGTTCAATGCCGAACAGAAGTCCGCACCACCGGCGAGGAGCGTCTTCACGCCGCCTCGTCGACGGCGGTGGCGCGGTGCGCACGTTCCGCTCTGGTTCATCGTTCCGGCGCTCGCGCTCTACGCGTTCGTCACGCTCGTGCCTTCAGCGCGAGGCGCTGTCTTCGCGTTCTCGGACTGGGATGGGATCAGCGCGGACTTCGATCTGATCGGCTTCGGCAACTTCATCGAGGTGTTCACCGATCCCCTCGCGACCGCAGCCCTGGTGAACACGTTCGTGTTCGCGGCGATCACCATGATCCTGCAGAACGGAATCGGGCTGCTGCTCGCGCTGGCGCTCAACACCGTCGTCAAGAGCGGCGGTCTGCTTCGCACGATCTTCTTCGCCCCGGTCGTTCTGACCCCGCTCGTCTGCGGATACATCTGGAGCTACCTTCTCGCACCGACGGGAGGCCTGAATGCCGTGCTCGGCGCCATCGGGCTCGACTCGCTGCAGCAGAACTGGCTCGGCGATCCGCAGTTCGCTCTCGGCGCCGTCTGCGTCGCGTACCTCTGGCAGTTCACAGGCTTCTCGATGGTGATCTATCTCGCCGGCCTGAAGGCGCTGCCCTCCGAGGTGATCGAGGCCGCGGTGATCGATGGCGCCGGGCCGGTGCGCCGATTCCTCTCCGTCGTCCTCCCGCTCATCAACGGAGCGGTGGTCATCAACCTGCTCTTGACGCTCATCAACGGCCTGGCCCAGTTCGATCAGGTGTACGCGATGACGGGTGGTGGGCCCGCCCGGGCCACGGAGACCATCTCCACAGTCGTGTTCAAGGTCGGATTCCAAGGAGGCGATGTGCCGTACGCCACCGCGCTCGCCACGGTGATGGCGATCGTCGTCGCGGTGCTCGCCACGGTGCAGTACCGCCTCACATCGAAGCAGGTCAACGGATGA
- a CDS encoding GNAT family N-acetyltransferase, with protein sequence MAFLVSPAPVTLTGRLVELRPLDRSHIDGLVDAVQEGDLWKTAWYTSVPSPDGVAAEVDRRIGLIDKGEMVPFTAFDPSGRVLGLTSYYDFAADVPRLHIGYTWNRPSAHGTGTNAESKLLLLAHAFETLGVFRVGLTTQWVNFQSRAAIERLGAKQDGVMRAISRYRNGALRDSVEFSIIEPEWPAVKANLEARLARRR encoded by the coding sequence ATGGCCTTTCTCGTCTCCCCCGCCCCCGTCACCCTCACCGGACGATTGGTCGAGCTCCGCCCGCTCGATCGGTCGCACATCGACGGCCTGGTGGATGCCGTGCAGGAGGGCGATCTGTGGAAGACCGCGTGGTACACGTCGGTTCCGTCGCCCGACGGCGTCGCTGCCGAGGTCGATCGTCGGATCGGCCTCATCGACAAGGGCGAGATGGTGCCGTTCACGGCGTTCGACCCGTCGGGACGAGTCCTCGGGCTGACGTCGTACTACGACTTCGCCGCCGACGTGCCCCGACTGCACATCGGGTACACCTGGAACCGTCCGTCGGCACACGGCACGGGAACCAATGCCGAGTCGAAACTTCTGCTGCTCGCCCACGCATTCGAGACGCTCGGCGTCTTCCGAGTCGGCCTGACGACGCAGTGGGTGAACTTCCAGTCGCGTGCGGCGATCGAACGCCTCGGCGCCAAACAAGACGGCGTGATGCGTGCGATCAGTCGCTACCGCAACGGTGCGCTGCGAGACAGCGTCGAATTCTCCATCATCGAACCGGAGTGGCCGGCGGTGAAGGCGAACCTCGAAGCGCGGCTGGCGCGACGGCGCTGA
- a CDS encoding NAD-dependent epimerase/dehydratase family protein encodes MTATKVLFIGGTGIISSAASALAAERGMEVTLLNRGRSARPPADGVEVLTADIADAAAVDAVLAGREFDVVADMIAFTSDQVRRDLDRFDGRTGQYVFISSASAYQKPVARLPITESTPLRNPYWQYSRDKIACEELLATAYRDRNFPVTVLRPSHTYDKWTIPAFGGWTAIDRIRRGEEIVVHGDGTSLWTLTHASDFAVGFVGLLGNPLAYGDTFQITSDFVYTWNEIYSILGLAAGAEPKLRYATSAAFERAAPDRAGQLTGDMAHSVVFDNTKIRRLVPDYNPTAALHLAAQEIIEWHDAHPELQRVDLEMNTLFDELIRSDSA; translated from the coding sequence ATGACAGCGACGAAGGTTCTGTTCATCGGTGGCACCGGCATCATCTCCTCGGCCGCGAGTGCGCTCGCCGCGGAGCGCGGGATGGAGGTCACGCTGCTGAACCGGGGCCGGTCTGCGCGACCGCCCGCTGACGGTGTCGAGGTTCTGACCGCCGACATCGCGGATGCTGCCGCCGTCGACGCCGTCCTGGCCGGCCGCGAGTTCGATGTCGTCGCGGACATGATCGCGTTCACGTCCGACCAGGTGCGCCGCGACCTCGACCGCTTCGACGGGCGGACGGGCCAGTACGTCTTCATCAGTTCCGCCTCGGCGTACCAGAAGCCGGTGGCGCGCCTGCCGATCACCGAGTCGACGCCGCTGCGCAACCCGTACTGGCAGTACTCGCGCGACAAGATCGCCTGCGAGGAACTGCTCGCCACCGCATACCGTGACCGAAACTTCCCGGTGACGGTGCTGCGCCCCTCTCACACGTATGACAAGTGGACGATCCCGGCATTCGGAGGTTGGACGGCGATCGATCGTATCCGTCGAGGTGAGGAGATCGTCGTGCACGGCGACGGGACATCGCTGTGGACCCTCACGCATGCGAGCGATTTCGCGGTGGGATTCGTCGGTCTCCTCGGGAACCCCCTCGCCTATGGCGACACGTTCCAGATCACGAGCGATTTCGTCTACACCTGGAACGAGATCTACTCGATCCTCGGACTCGCGGCCGGAGCGGAGCCGAAGCTGCGATACGCCACCAGCGCCGCGTTCGAGAGGGCGGCACCCGATCGCGCGGGACAGCTCACCGGCGACATGGCGCATTCAGTCGTGTTCGACAACACGAAGATCCGGCGATTGGTTCCCGACTACAACCCCACCGCCGCGCTGCACCTCGCGGCACAGGAGATCATCGAGTGGCACGACGCCCACCCGGAACTGCAGCGCGTCGACCTTGAGATGAATACGCTCTTCGACGAGCTCATCCGGTCCGACAGCGCCTAG
- a CDS encoding carbohydrate ABC transporter permease, whose amino-acid sequence MINRYTGRTLTLEIGLWTLAAIFLLPLFALVNLSLKAPHNPTGAFVISGQYSVENFGRAWEDGHLGAALLNSAVVAVASIVLVLVAASLAAYPLARLGSRWSKGMFYLFMIGLVVPAQLGVLPLFLSMRDLGLNGSLLSVILAGAGSSIPFAVFIITMFLRESPRDYEEAASLDGCGPIRTFWHIVVPLLRPAIGTVAILNVISIWNSFFIPLLFLSGTGNETLPVRISGFVRTYHADWPAVFAALLISAAPILIAYFLLQKYIIQGFAGGLKG is encoded by the coding sequence ATGATCAACCGGTACACAGGACGCACTCTCACACTGGAGATCGGACTCTGGACGCTCGCTGCGATCTTCCTGCTTCCCCTGTTCGCGCTCGTCAATCTCTCGCTCAAGGCCCCTCATAACCCGACCGGAGCGTTTGTCATCTCGGGGCAGTACAGCGTCGAGAATTTCGGCCGCGCGTGGGAAGACGGACACCTGGGCGCTGCTCTCCTGAACAGCGCGGTCGTCGCGGTCGCCAGCATCGTTTTGGTACTCGTGGCAGCTTCGCTCGCCGCGTATCCGTTGGCGCGGCTCGGCTCGCGCTGGTCGAAAGGCATGTTCTACCTCTTCATGATCGGGCTCGTCGTGCCCGCTCAACTGGGAGTGCTTCCGCTGTTCCTCAGCATGCGCGACCTCGGGCTCAACGGAAGCCTGCTCTCGGTGATCCTCGCAGGGGCCGGCAGCTCGATCCCCTTCGCCGTGTTCATCATCACCATGTTTCTCCGCGAGAGTCCGCGGGACTACGAAGAGGCTGCCTCCCTCGACGGATGCGGGCCGATCCGCACCTTCTGGCACATCGTGGTCCCGCTGCTGCGGCCGGCGATCGGCACCGTCGCCATCCTCAATGTGATCTCGATCTGGAACAGCTTCTTCATTCCGCTTCTGTTCCTCTCCGGAACCGGCAACGAGACACTGCCGGTGCGTATCAGCGGATTCGTGCGCACCTATCACGCCGACTGGCCGGCGGTCTTCGCCGCCCTCCTTATCTCAGCCGCCCCGATCCTGATCGCGTACTTCCTTCTGCAGAAGTACATCATCCAGGGCTTCGCCGGCGGTCTGAAGGGCTGA
- a CDS encoding AraC family transcriptional regulator, with translation MVVRYPSIQRYEVFRAGALPVASNDVPALGGIPEHTHDYLEIAVVSRGTGTHVTREGRLPIRRGSVIIIRPGSWHAYRDTDELWTFNLYLAPELLLRELSWIVEYPDLARALLGGEPNLGELDQDSCARVLAWLEQIMQHSGTAHAPTLIGLATCVLDSFSALALSPQQAMDSTIARSVITMMNLMQDDLSARWTIADLSRAANFSPAVVHRVFKTHVGISPMAWLTRARGEAAATQLALTDKNVSEVGQAVGWDDANYASRRFRSLYGLTPSEYRSRFQRDDTVSPRLGARAGTDGALSD, from the coding sequence GTGGTTGTCCGCTACCCGTCCATTCAGCGCTATGAGGTTTTTCGCGCGGGGGCCCTTCCGGTCGCGTCGAACGACGTGCCCGCGTTGGGCGGCATCCCCGAGCACACCCACGACTACCTGGAGATCGCCGTCGTCTCTCGGGGCACAGGAACCCATGTGACGCGCGAGGGCCGTCTCCCCATTCGTCGCGGCTCGGTGATCATCATCCGCCCAGGTTCCTGGCATGCCTATCGTGACACCGATGAGCTGTGGACCTTCAATCTCTATCTGGCTCCGGAGCTTCTGCTTCGGGAGCTCTCGTGGATCGTCGAGTATCCCGACCTGGCGCGCGCCCTGCTCGGCGGCGAACCCAACCTCGGCGAGCTCGACCAGGACTCCTGCGCCCGGGTGCTGGCCTGGCTCGAGCAGATCATGCAGCACTCCGGTACTGCGCACGCGCCGACGCTGATCGGGCTGGCGACGTGCGTGCTCGACTCGTTCAGCGCTCTCGCGCTGTCACCTCAGCAGGCAATGGATAGCACGATCGCGCGCTCCGTCATCACGATGATGAATCTCATGCAGGACGACCTCAGCGCCCGTTGGACGATCGCCGACCTCAGCAGGGCCGCGAACTTCTCGCCCGCGGTGGTGCATCGAGTGTTCAAGACGCATGTGGGAATCTCCCCGATGGCGTGGCTCACCCGCGCGCGGGGTGAAGCCGCCGCGACGCAACTCGCGCTGACCGACAAGAACGTGTCCGAGGTCGGCCAGGCCGTCGGATGGGATGACGCGAACTATGCAAGCCGGCGGTTCCGTTCGCTTTACGGGCTCACTCCCAGTGAGTATCGCAGCCGCTTCCAGCGCGACGACACGGTATCCCCGCGACTGGGTGCTCGCGCGGGGACCGATGGTGCTCTGTCCGATTAG
- a CDS encoding extracellular solute-binding protein encodes MLQRSAPAAVGIVAVLALTACSTSDEPTDTGSTGGQKTLTIATDNVAPLQAVVDEFEAAHPDITVEVQDGGSDYPTFIRTALAAGTAADVIRAFPGAGNVVSVTPLDEANQLVDLSGSAWADELSPTQNNLFSHDGSLLAVPIGALGLGPVYNDQTMEELGLEIPETYSEVLELCAAAKDNGKVAYTMFLKGGSSIPSYAMLAPLLYGPNPDFTVEQMEGDQSFADSEWVEAFAMQQEMLAAGCFNEGPTGTEWNVSFEQVATGQALATFAFSDTTSLEEVAPEGTTFSIAPFPVDDSRDNYLAAADSSGFGINAKSDNQDAAKVFIDFLATADAQNAYATASKGAPSLPNDSFAPDSPNQATVLDYVVSGKTASWPDQGWPGTATQLELNEVSQTIILGSDSPEVAAERLDAAFAKDLADN; translated from the coding sequence ATGTTACAACGCAGTGCACCCGCGGCTGTCGGCATCGTTGCCGTCCTGGCTCTGACCGCGTGTTCGACGTCTGACGAACCCACCGACACGGGGTCGACCGGCGGTCAGAAGACGCTCACCATCGCTACCGACAACGTCGCTCCGCTGCAAGCGGTCGTGGACGAGTTCGAGGCGGCCCACCCGGACATCACCGTCGAGGTCCAGGACGGCGGCAGCGACTACCCCACCTTCATCCGCACGGCCCTCGCCGCCGGTACCGCCGCCGACGTCATCCGCGCATTCCCCGGAGCCGGCAACGTCGTGAGCGTGACTCCGCTGGATGAAGCGAACCAGCTCGTGGACCTCAGCGGGTCCGCGTGGGCCGATGAGCTCTCTCCGACGCAGAACAACCTCTTCAGTCATGACGGCAGCCTGCTCGCGGTGCCGATCGGCGCGCTGGGTCTGGGTCCCGTCTACAACGACCAGACGATGGAGGAGCTCGGTCTCGAGATTCCCGAGACCTACTCCGAGGTGCTCGAGCTATGCGCGGCCGCGAAGGACAACGGCAAGGTCGCGTACACCATGTTCCTCAAGGGCGGCAGCTCCATCCCGAGCTACGCGATGCTGGCGCCGCTCCTCTACGGACCGAACCCCGACTTCACCGTCGAGCAGATGGAAGGCGACCAGTCGTTCGCCGACTCGGAGTGGGTCGAGGCGTTCGCCATGCAACAGGAGATGCTCGCCGCCGGCTGCTTCAACGAGGGACCGACCGGTACGGAATGGAACGTCTCCTTCGAGCAGGTCGCCACCGGCCAGGCGCTCGCCACGTTCGCCTTCTCCGACACCACGTCGCTCGAGGAGGTCGCCCCGGAAGGCACGACCTTCTCGATCGCGCCGTTCCCCGTCGACGATTCGCGTGACAACTACCTCGCCGCGGCCGATTCCTCGGGATTCGGGATCAACGCCAAATCCGACAACCAGGATGCAGCGAAGGTCTTCATCGATTTCCTCGCGACCGCGGACGCGCAGAACGCCTACGCGACCGCCTCGAAGGGCGCTCCGTCGCTCCCGAATGACTCCTTCGCGCCGGACAGCCCCAACCAGGCGACAGTCCTCGACTATGTGGTGTCCGGCAAGACGGCATCGTGGCCCGACCAGGGGTGGCCGGGGACGGCGACGCAGCTCGAGCTGAACGAGGTGAGTCAGACGATCATCCTCGGCTCCGATTCGCCCGAGGTGGCGGCCGAACGTCTCGACGCGGCCTTCGCCAAAGACCTCGCCGACAACTAG
- a CDS encoding MarR family winged helix-turn-helix transcriptional regulator, which produces MTTTEITSPDADGALADLQMHLNLIFARTRTLWKESAARIDPELQVGGYKLLTFIDRDGTASAHELAERFEMDKSAISRQVRMLEELGLLESRPDERDGRLRVLTVTPAAREALTVLRQDYSVRLRTVVDELTPDEIRTASKVFRLLSEI; this is translated from the coding sequence GTGACCACGACCGAGATCACGTCTCCGGATGCCGACGGCGCACTCGCCGACCTCCAGATGCATCTGAACCTCATCTTCGCGCGGACGCGGACGCTCTGGAAGGAGTCGGCGGCGCGCATCGACCCGGAGTTGCAGGTGGGCGGCTACAAGCTGCTGACCTTCATCGATCGTGACGGAACGGCGAGCGCCCACGAGCTCGCTGAACGCTTCGAGATGGACAAGTCGGCCATCAGTCGGCAGGTGCGGATGCTCGAAGAGCTGGGGCTGCTGGAGTCGCGCCCGGACGAGCGTGACGGACGACTCAGGGTGCTGACGGTGACACCTGCGGCTCGTGAGGCGCTCACCGTGCTGCGGCAGGATTACAGCGTCCGCCTGCGCACCGTCGTGGACGAGCTGACACCGGATGAGATCCGCACAGCATCCAAGGTCTTCCGGCTCCTCTCCGAGATCTGA
- a CDS encoding MarR family winged helix-turn-helix transcriptional regulator, translating to MSASSDEPAPTGAPAAATETIDLDAAVSRVEHELGRLFARIRVSWREAATTVHPDLQPLGYQVLTSIATGKATSAGAIIDRLQTDKTAVSRHVRQLEQLGLVESVPDPSDRRARVLVATELAQERVALARSRYEARLGERLRRWTAEDLDHFAELLAAFGDERPEADSPR from the coding sequence ATGAGCGCCTCGTCCGACGAACCCGCCCCCACGGGCGCGCCCGCCGCTGCGACCGAGACCATCGATCTCGATGCGGCGGTATCCCGCGTCGAACACGAGCTCGGGCGACTCTTCGCCCGCATCCGGGTCAGCTGGCGGGAAGCCGCGACGACGGTGCATCCCGATCTTCAGCCGCTCGGCTACCAGGTGCTCACGTCGATCGCCACCGGCAAGGCGACCTCCGCCGGAGCGATCATCGATCGCCTGCAGACGGACAAAACGGCTGTCAGCCGCCACGTGCGCCAGCTCGAGCAGCTGGGACTCGTCGAAAGCGTCCCTGACCCGAGCGACCGCAGGGCGCGCGTCCTGGTGGCGACCGAGCTCGCGCAGGAGCGCGTGGCACTCGCCCGCTCGCGCTATGAGGCGCGCCTGGGGGAGCGGCTGCGCCGCTGGACCGCTGAAGACCTCGACCACTTCGCCGAGCTGCTCGCCGCGTTCGGCGATGAACGCCCTGAGGCGGACTCGCCTCGATAG
- a CDS encoding MDR family MFS transporter, producing MTNPSSSSTTEATRSPREIYIAISGLVVGMFVAVLSGTVVSTSLPVIIADLGGTQSQYTWVITASLLATAVSTPIWGKLADLVDRKVLVQVSLILFTVGTVIAGFSTDTNMLIAVRVIQGIGVGGLMSLVMIAVALIISPRERGKYMGVVGGIMALGTIGGPLLGGLITDVWGWRANFFVGVPFAIVALVLLQFTLHLPKPQRDSKVSIDYFGIVLLAVGVSTMLIWVSMGGSEFEWDSSTSIMLAVIAGVTIAGFIAVEFFVKEPIVPMSLFRNRTFTLSVIASIAIGVSMFATSVFLAQYFQLARGATPTESGLMTIPMIIGQMGASIIIGQLVSRFGKWKGWMLTGSVLTTIGVSLMATLRFDTPFPLVATYMFVLGAGLGMVMQNLTLIVQNDTAPQQLGAASSNVNFFRTIAGTIGVTVMGSLLSTSVASYITDALDGFVPTTPEEVSALEHLATGDVPKVNQLPETIRTIVEGAYGHGIADAFIVAIPLAVIAVIAIAFIRNKPLSTKNAAEQLREQAEESAIEISEAEVGASLSTGAIRLGRGESASPATGSVTVIEREERESGR from the coding sequence GTGACAAACCCTTCATCTTCCTCCACAACCGAGGCGACGCGGTCACCTCGCGAGATCTACATCGCGATCTCCGGCCTCGTCGTCGGCATGTTCGTCGCTGTGCTCTCGGGCACGGTCGTGTCGACCTCGCTGCCGGTCATCATCGCCGACCTGGGCGGCACACAGTCCCAGTACACCTGGGTGATCACCGCGAGCCTTCTCGCGACGGCAGTCTCCACCCCGATCTGGGGCAAGCTCGCAGACCTCGTCGACCGCAAGGTCCTCGTCCAGGTCTCGCTCATCCTCTTCACCGTCGGCACCGTCATCGCGGGCTTCTCGACGGACACGAACATGCTCATCGCCGTTCGCGTCATCCAGGGCATCGGCGTCGGCGGCCTGATGTCGCTGGTGATGATCGCGGTCGCGCTCATCATCTCCCCGCGCGAGCGCGGCAAGTACATGGGTGTCGTCGGCGGAATCATGGCCCTCGGCACCATCGGCGGCCCCCTGCTCGGCGGACTCATCACCGATGTGTGGGGCTGGCGCGCGAACTTCTTCGTCGGCGTGCCCTTCGCGATCGTCGCGCTCGTGCTGCTGCAGTTCACGCTGCACCTGCCGAAGCCGCAGCGCGACAGCAAGGTGTCGATCGACTACTTCGGCATCGTCCTCCTCGCCGTCGGCGTGTCGACCATGCTCATCTGGGTCTCCATGGGCGGCAGCGAGTTCGAGTGGGACTCGTCGACGAGCATCATGCTCGCCGTCATCGCGGGTGTCACCATCGCCGGATTCATCGCGGTCGAGTTCTTCGTCAAGGAACCGATCGTGCCGATGTCGCTGTTCCGCAACCGCACCTTCACGCTGTCCGTCATCGCATCCATCGCCATCGGCGTCTCGATGTTCGCGACGTCCGTGTTCCTCGCGCAGTACTTCCAGCTCGCCCGTGGCGCCACGCCCACCGAATCGGGCCTCATGACGATCCCGATGATCATCGGACAGATGGGGGCGTCGATCATCATCGGCCAGCTGGTGAGCCGGTTCGGAAAGTGGAAGGGCTGGATGCTGACGGGCTCGGTCCTGACCACGATCGGCGTCAGCCTGATGGCCACGTTGCGCTTCGATACGCCGTTCCCGCTCGTGGCGACCTACATGTTCGTCCTCGGCGCCGGCTTGGGCATGGTCATGCAGAACCTCACCCTCATCGTGCAGAACGACACGGCACCGCAGCAGCTCGGTGCGGCCTCGTCGAACGTCAACTTCTTCCGCACCATCGCCGGAACCATCGGCGTCACCGTCATGGGTTCGCTTCTGTCGACGAGCGTCGCGTCGTACATCACTGACGCGCTCGACGGCTTCGTGCCCACGACCCCCGAAGAAGTCAGCGCGCTGGAGCACCTTGCAACGGGTGACGTCCCGAAGGTCAACCAGCTGCCGGAGACGATCCGCACGATCGTCGAGGGCGCCTACGGCCACGGCATCGCCGACGCCTTCATCGTCGCGATCCCGCTCGCAGTGATCGCCGTCATCGCGATCGCGTTCATCAGGAACAAGCCGCTCTCGACCAAGAACGCCGCGGAACAGCTGCGCGAGCAGGCTGAGGAATCGGCGATCGAGATCTCGGAGGCGGAGGTCGGAGCCTCGCTCTCGACCGGTGCGATCCGCCTCGGTCGTGGCGAGTCGGCATCGCCGGCCACCGGGTCGGTGACCGTGATCGAGCGCGAAGAGCGGGAGTCGGGGCGCTGA